The following proteins are encoded in a genomic region of Desulfobacterales bacterium:
- a CDS encoding exodeoxyribonuclease III, with product MTEIVRLIEAVKKEVQSYQVPVVDLIAVQTGDPFKVLVATILSARTRDDVTASASTRLFKKASDAAALARLSEEEISKLIYPVGFYKSKAGYLARLSAALEPFSGRIPDDIDSLLQLPGVGRKTANLVLSAAFGKPAICVDTHVHRIMNLWGYVKTRTPLETEMALREKLPEKYWIEINSILVAFGQGTCKPVAPHCDRCVIQELCPKIGVTPRQIPSSKNRSKSGGGRTFISWNVNGIRAVEKKGFVDIVKGLSPDIFAIQETKAQPDQLSEALLKIDGYTSYWHGAVRKGYSGVAVYAKAEPLSVIYGLGDESFDQEGRVLTLEYNDFYLINAYFPNARPGLVRIGYKLDFNRALHRFVTGLAEKKSAVICGDFNVAHKAIDLKNPASNEKNPGYSPEERAWMDTFIGAGFIDTFRKFDSGPDNYTWWSYRFNARARNIGWRIDYFCVDPGSDSRVTGAGILKDVTGSDHCPIRLEFR from the coding sequence ATGACGGAGATAGTCAGGCTTATAGAAGCGGTAAAAAAAGAGGTTCAATCCTATCAGGTTCCGGTGGTGGATCTGATCGCCGTACAGACCGGGGACCCGTTCAAGGTCCTGGTGGCGACCATTTTATCGGCCCGCACCCGGGACGATGTCACCGCCAGCGCCTCGACCCGGTTGTTTAAGAAGGCGTCCGATGCGGCAGCTCTTGCCCGATTATCCGAAGAAGAGATCAGCAAGCTGATCTATCCGGTGGGCTTTTACAAGAGCAAGGCCGGTTATCTTGCCAGACTGTCGGCAGCACTCGAACCGTTTTCGGGCCGGATTCCGGATGATATCGATTCTTTGCTTCAGCTGCCCGGGGTCGGGAGAAAAACCGCGAATCTGGTGCTCAGCGCGGCCTTTGGCAAACCGGCCATCTGCGTGGATACCCATGTCCATCGAATCATGAACCTGTGGGGGTATGTCAAGACCCGGACCCCGCTGGAAACCGAGATGGCCCTGCGTGAAAAGCTGCCGGAAAAATACTGGATCGAAATCAATTCCATCCTGGTTGCCTTTGGTCAGGGAACCTGCAAACCCGTGGCCCCTCACTGTGACCGCTGTGTGATTCAGGAACTCTGCCCGAAGATCGGCGTTACGCCGCGGCAAATCCCTTCATCGAAAAATCGCTCCAAATCCGGTGGGGGCAGAACCTTTATATCCTGGAATGTCAACGGCATCCGGGCTGTCGAGAAAAAAGGCTTTGTCGATATCGTCAAAGGCCTGTCACCGGATATTTTTGCGATTCAGGAGACCAAGGCCCAGCCCGATCAGCTTTCAGAAGCCCTCCTCAAGATTGACGGATACACCTCTTACTGGCACGGTGCGGTCCGAAAAGGGTATTCCGGGGTCGCCGTGTATGCGAAGGCGGAACCCCTTTCGGTCATCTACGGGTTGGGAGATGAGTCATTTGATCAGGAAGGCCGGGTCCTGACCCTTGAATATAATGATTTTTACCTGATCAATGCCTATTTTCCCAATGCCCGGCCCGGCCTTGTCAGGATCGGGTATAAACTGGACTTCAACCGGGCCCTGCACCGCTTTGTCACCGGACTTGCGGAAAAAAAATCAGCGGTGATCTGCGGGGATTTCAATGTCGCCCATAAGGCGATCGATCTTAAAAATCCGGCGTCCAACGAGAAAAATCCGGGCTATTCCCCCGAAGAGCGGGCCTGGATGGATACCTTTATCGGGGCCGGGTTTATCGATACCTTTCGCAAATTTGATTCCGGCCCGGACAACTATACCTGGTGGAGCTACCGGTTCAATGCGAGGGCCAGGAATATCGGCTGGCGTATCGATTATTTCTGCGTGGACCCGGGCAGCGACTCCCGGGTCACCGGGGCAGGGATTTTAAAGGATGTCACGGGCTCGGACCATTGCCCGATACGGCTTGAATTCAGGTAG
- a CDS encoding DUF3820 family protein: protein MNDENKCPGTPVFPDPDSFLKLARAKMPFGRYAGCLLVDLPEPYVVWFAQKGFPEGELGEMLRAVYEIKVNGLEYLFKPFKNV from the coding sequence ATGAACGATGAAAACAAGTGCCCGGGCACGCCGGTTTTCCCCGACCCTGACAGCTTTCTGAAGCTTGCGAGGGCTAAAATGCCGTTTGGCAGATATGCCGGATGCCTCTTGGTTGACCTTCCTGAGCCCTATGTTGTCTGGTTTGCCCAGAAGGGATTCCCGGAGGGTGAGCTGGGTGAAATGCTGCGGGCGGTGTATGAAATCAAGGTCAACGGGCTGGAATATCTGTTTAAACCTTTTAAGAACGTTTAA
- a CDS encoding RNA-binding S4 domain-containing protein — MDTFEISGDYIELNKLLKASGLCDSGGMAKLIIEEGRVRVDGNVESRKRCKIRDGQKVALDDAVILVVGPRQ; from the coding sequence ATGGATACGTTTGAGATATCCGGTGATTATATCGAGCTCAATAAGCTTTTGAAAGCCTCGGGGCTCTGTGATTCCGGAGGAATGGCAAAATTGATAATTGAAGAGGGCCGGGTCAGGGTGGACGGAAACGTCGAGTCCCGGAAACGATGTAAAATCAGAGACGGCCAGAAGGTCGCGCTGGATGATGCGGTGATTCTCGTCGTCGGGCCCCGGCAGTGA
- a CDS encoding NYN domain-containing protein — translation MSDGKIQKLAVLIDGDNAQPSTVEGLLAEIAKYGTANVKRIYGDWTVPGLKGWKEVLLQYSIQPIQQFRYTTGKNATDSALIIDAMDLLYTDKFDGFCIVSSDSDFTKLASRIREAGLIVYGFGERKTPSAFVSACDKFIFTEVLRFKDDDSESIKRKTANELMQDSNLLNLLTNSVDASSDDSGWAHLAAVGSNIAKQAPEFDPRNYGYKKLRELVMAIKLFQLEERSVGGGQSTAIYLKDKRKK, via the coding sequence ATGTCAGACGGAAAAATTCAGAAACTGGCCGTGTTGATAGACGGAGATAACGCTCAGCCGTCCACGGTAGAAGGACTGCTGGCGGAAATCGCAAAGTATGGAACCGCCAATGTGAAACGCATTTACGGTGACTGGACGGTGCCGGGCCTTAAAGGCTGGAAGGAAGTTCTGCTGCAGTATTCCATTCAGCCCATACAGCAGTTCAGGTATACCACAGGCAAAAATGCTACGGACAGCGCACTGATCATTGATGCGATGGATCTGCTTTATACGGACAAATTCGATGGGTTCTGTATCGTATCCAGTGACAGTGATTTTACCAAACTGGCGTCACGGATCAGAGAGGCGGGTCTTATCGTTTACGGATTTGGCGAGAGAAAGACACCATCGGCATTTGTCTCTGCATGCGATAAGTTCATATTCACTGAAGTGCTCAGATTCAAGGATGACGACAGTGAGTCCATTAAACGCAAAACGGCCAATGAACTGATGCAGGACTCTAATCTATTGAATCTGTTGACAAACTCTGTCGATGCATCTTCGGATGACAGTGGCTGGGCTCATCTTGCCGCCGTAGGCAGCAACATCGCCAAGCAGGCACCGGAATTCGATCCGAGAAACTATGGGTACAAGAAGCTGAGGGAGCTTGTGATGGCGATAAAACTGTTTCAGCTCGAAGAACGGTCAGTGGGTGGAGGGCAGTCGACGGCGATTTATTTAAAGGACAAGAGAAAAAAATAA
- a CDS encoding serine dehydratase beta chain, producing the protein MKTLRELYRIGYGPSGRHTIAPYRAATLFGREHPDAEGFRVTLYGSLAATGKGHMTDVAIQEAFYPRGVEIIWEPSAELPLHQNGMRFEAVNASGRYILPQG; encoded by the coding sequence ATGAAAACCCTTCGGGAGCTATACAGAATCGGATATGGCCCTTCCGGCCGTCATACCATCGCGCCTTACAGGGCCGCGACCCTTTTTGGACGCGAGCATCCGGACGCTGAAGGGTTTCGCGTCACATTGTACGGTAGCCTGGCTGCGACCGGCAAAGGGCATATGACCGATGTCGCCATTCAGGAGGCATTTTATCCCCGTGGTGTAGAAATTATCTGGGAACCATCGGCTGAGCTTCCGCTTCATCAGAACGGCATGCGCTTTGAAGCGGTCAATGCTTCCGGCCGTTATATATTGCCTCAAGGATAA
- a CDS encoding PAS domain S-box protein has protein sequence MNRLLSRIKSVCLKNPAFRIVSIYAAFAILCTRFFDRIVFFLTKDADVVNRIQTTKCWIFIIITTSFIYVLLHKEIFRCRQAEEVLRQSREQYRSLVEGISEWIWEVNRDGVITYASPKIKSLLGYAPEEVVGKTLFDLQTEDDAKQSAEYFRKRVASLEAFEGFVSLNFHRDGRRVMVETSGMPIVDGKGNLLGFRGMNRDVTKRKQAEDEAKESQRKLVTLMGNIRGMAYRCRNDSDWTMEFVSQGCLGLTGYLIEDLVGNRTLAYNELIHPDDRDAVWYTIQKRLSEKLSFQLNYRILTKTGETKQVWEQGVGVFSDAGELLALEGFITDVTEQKQAEEEIRRNCDIQSTINALLSLTQIDTFLDELLQRAVDLVLSGERFSPEATGCSIYLVENEADVLNMKASKGVPESVRRTCASVPFGRCLCGQAALTGRIQFASHLDDRHEICCKGMGPHGHYCAPILLSGRTIGVVNIYLKEGHRHDPKEESFLSAIANNLAVIIQRKRMSEEKERLERQLRQAQKMEAIGTLAGGIAHDFNNILMAIFGYADMAMMELPADSEAAAQIAEVLRAANRARDLVKQILSFSRQTDHERNPVQVHLIVKEALKLLRASIPTTIEIRRNIDPACGYVLADPTQIHQVIMNLCTNAYQAMRTGAGVMAVSLTMVDIGRDDHKAADMDLVPGPYLKLEISDSGHGMDRATLERIFEPYFTTKRKLGGTGLGLSVVHGIVKSHGGHITVYSEPGKGATFLVYLPMIASAAESPRSEDVKAVPKGNERILLLDDDASIVKLEQSMLESLGYEVTAEMSSEKALQIFRAAPEKFDLAITDMTMPHMTGTKLAQQLLAIRPDIPIILCTGFSELINEETARAMGIREYIMKPVVRKQMAEIVRKVLDEK, from the coding sequence ATGAATAGACTGTTATCCCGAATCAAGTCTGTCTGCCTGAAAAATCCGGCCTTCAGAATCGTCTCCATCTATGCAGCATTTGCCATCCTATGTACCCGGTTTTTTGACCGGATAGTATTTTTTCTTACCAAAGATGCTGACGTTGTTAATCGGATACAGACAACCAAATGCTGGATATTTATCATTATTACAACCTCATTTATCTATGTTCTTCTCCATAAAGAGATTTTCAGATGTAGGCAGGCAGAGGAGGTGCTCCGGCAGAGCAGAGAGCAATACCGGTCCCTGGTCGAAGGCATCAGCGAATGGATATGGGAAGTCAACCGGGATGGCGTCATCACCTATGCCAGCCCCAAGATCAAAAGCCTGTTAGGGTATGCACCGGAGGAGGTTGTCGGCAAAACCCTGTTTGATCTTCAGACTGAAGATGATGCGAAGCAGAGTGCGGAATATTTCAGGAAACGGGTTGCCAGCCTCGAAGCCTTTGAAGGGTTTGTGAGCCTGAATTTTCACAGGGACGGGCGGCGGGTGATGGTGGAAACCAGCGGGATGCCCATCGTCGATGGAAAAGGAAATCTGCTGGGATTTCGGGGGATGAACCGCGATGTCACCAAGCGGAAGCAGGCGGAGGACGAGGCGAAAGAAAGCCAGCGCAAGCTCGTTACGCTGATGGGAAACATACGGGGCATGGCCTATCGCTGCCGGAATGATTCGGACTGGACCATGGAATTTGTCAGCCAGGGGTGTCTGGGATTGACCGGATATCTTATAGAAGACCTGGTCGGGAACCGAACGCTCGCATACAATGAACTGATTCATCCGGATGACAGGGATGCTGTCTGGTATACTATCCAGAAGAGGTTGTCGGAAAAGTTGTCATTTCAGCTGAATTACCGCATTCTGACAAAAACAGGAGAAACAAAACAGGTGTGGGAACAGGGGGTGGGGGTTTTTTCTGACGCAGGAGAGCTGCTGGCGCTGGAAGGATTCATCACCGACGTAACGGAACAGAAGCAGGCGGAGGAGGAAATACGGCGAAACTGCGACATTCAGTCCACCATCAATGCACTGTTGAGTCTCACACAGATCGATACGTTTCTTGACGAGTTGTTGCAGCGCGCGGTGGATCTGGTTCTGTCGGGTGAAAGGTTTTCCCCGGAGGCGACGGGGTGCAGTATCTATCTGGTCGAAAATGAAGCAGACGTGCTGAATATGAAGGCTTCGAAGGGGGTTCCCGAATCTGTCCGAAGAACGTGCGCTTCAGTTCCTTTCGGCAGATGTCTGTGCGGGCAGGCGGCGTTGACCGGCCGAATACAGTTCGCAAGCCATCTGGACGACCGCCATGAGATCTGCTGTAAAGGCATGGGACCGCACGGGCATTATTGTGCGCCCATCCTTCTGAGCGGAAGAACCATCGGTGTGGTCAATATCTATCTGAAGGAGGGCCACCGGCATGATCCGAAAGAAGAGTCGTTTCTGTCAGCAATTGCAAATAATCTGGCCGTGATCATTCAGCGCAAGCGCATGTCAGAAGAAAAAGAACGGCTGGAAAGACAGCTCCGCCAGGCCCAGAAGATGGAGGCAATCGGTACGCTGGCTGGCGGTATCGCCCACGACTTTAATAATATTCTGATGGCCATATTCGGGTATGCAGATATGGCCATGATGGAACTGCCCGCAGACAGCGAGGCAGCCGCTCAGATTGCCGAAGTTCTCAGGGCGGCAAACCGTGCCAGGGATCTGGTAAAACAGATTCTCTCTTTCAGCCGTCAGACGGATCATGAACGCAACCCCGTTCAGGTCCACCTGATTGTCAAGGAAGCCCTTAAACTGTTACGGGCCTCCATTCCAACCACGATCGAGATCCGTCGGAACATTGATCCTGCGTGCGGGTATGTGCTGGCCGATCCGACCCAGATTCATCAGGTGATTATGAATCTGTGCACCAACGCCTACCAGGCCATGCGGACAGGGGCAGGGGTGATGGCCGTCTCCCTTACAATGGTTGATATCGGCCGGGATGATCACAAGGCCGCGGACATGGATCTGGTTCCCGGTCCGTATCTGAAACTGGAAATCAGTGATTCCGGGCACGGGATGGACCGTGCGACGCTGGAGCGGATATTTGAACCCTATTTTACGACCAAAAGAAAGCTGGGGGGGACCGGGCTGGGACTTTCCGTTGTCCATGGCATCGTGAAAAGTCATGGGGGTCATATCACGGTGTACAGTGAACCCGGCAAGGGGGCCACCTTTCTCGTATACCTGCCGATGATTGCTTCAGCTGCTGAAAGTCCCCGGTCAGAGGACGTAAAGGCCGTACCGAAAGGAAATGAGCGGATTCTGCTTCTGGATGACGATGCGTCTATCGTGAAACTGGAGCAAAGCATGCTGGAAAGCCTCGGGTATGAGGTCACCGCCGAGATGAGCAGTGAGAAGGCGTTGCAGATATTTCGGGCTGCGCCCGAAAAATTTGATCTTGCCATCACGGATATGACCATGCCCCATATGACCGGTACGAAGCTGGCGCAACAACTTCTTGCAATCAGACCGGATATCCCCATTATCCTCTGCACGGGCTTCAGTGAACTGATCAACGAGGAAACGGCCAGAGCCATGGGTATCCGTGAATATATCATGAAGCCCGTCGTTCGCAAACAGATGGCAGAGATTGTCAGAAAAGTGCTGGATGAAAAATGA
- a CDS encoding DEAD/DEAH box helicase: MEHICRKLKSVPLPAFFERENGMSFSALGLKENLVKAVEDLGFKTPTPIQVKAIPTLLTGERDFVGLAQTGTGKTGAFGLPMIQLIDPALCRPQGIVICPTRELCMQITNDFEKFAAHVKGISIVAVYGGADISTQIRKLRNGAQIIVATPGRLLDLINRKAVNLSGISYTVLDEADEMLNMGFQEDINSILDQVPARRKVWLFSATMPNGVAAIAKNYLTNPVEVTVGAKNQTPANIVHTYYMTHEKQRYEALKRIIDFTPDMFALIFCRTRKETQTVAESLMQDGYLTESLHGDLSQTQRDYVMRKFRAGNIRILVATDVAARGLDVEDISHVIHYNLPDEAEAYTHRSGRTARAGKSGASIVLINTREMRRIRELQSRGNIRFECGKIPDGRAICEKQLIGLVKKIVDTDVNRNEIADYLPAVYDALGSIDKEELIQRFISAEFNRLLEYYRHAGDINAKTAAPSVSRPARPTRPTNRKERLNGKQTQRFFINIGQLDKINEGAIVRLICDKSGIRSSMIGAIDLNREFSFFEVEKSAAEKIHACFNDARLDGRPVKVRKVEEDARAGSRSGYTRKAEKSTRPGSRPGYVRKAEEDARAGSKTGYFGKTDKKKVHRKGNLNAAKR; this comes from the coding sequence ATGGAGCATATATGCCGGAAACTGAAGTCAGTTCCGCTTCCGGCATTTTTTGAAAGAGAAAATGGAATGAGTTTCAGCGCATTAGGGCTTAAGGAAAATCTGGTTAAAGCCGTCGAAGACCTTGGATTTAAGACGCCTACCCCGATTCAGGTAAAAGCGATCCCCACACTCCTTACCGGAGAAAGGGATTTTGTGGGACTTGCCCAGACAGGAACCGGTAAAACCGGCGCATTTGGTCTGCCGATGATCCAGCTGATCGATCCGGCGCTCTGCCGGCCTCAGGGGATCGTGATTTGTCCGACCCGGGAGTTGTGCATGCAGATTACAAATGATTTTGAAAAATTTGCAGCGCATGTGAAAGGCATCAGCATCGTCGCCGTCTACGGCGGGGCCGATATTTCAACCCAAATACGGAAGCTGAGAAACGGCGCCCAGATTATTGTCGCCACGCCCGGCCGTCTGCTTGATCTGATCAATCGAAAGGCGGTCAATCTGTCCGGAATTTCATATACCGTTCTGGACGAAGCCGATGAGATGCTGAATATGGGATTTCAGGAAGATATCAACAGCATCCTGGATCAAGTGCCGGCGCGCAGAAAAGTCTGGCTGTTTTCTGCAACCATGCCAAATGGCGTTGCGGCCATTGCCAAAAATTACCTGACCAATCCGGTTGAGGTGACGGTAGGCGCTAAAAACCAGACCCCCGCCAACATCGTCCATACCTACTATATGACTCACGAAAAACAACGGTATGAAGCCCTGAAACGGATCATTGATTTTACGCCCGACATGTTTGCGCTGATTTTCTGCAGAACCCGGAAAGAAACCCAGACCGTAGCCGAATCGCTGATGCAGGACGGTTATCTGACCGAATCTCTTCACGGAGATTTATCCCAGACCCAGCGCGATTACGTAATGCGAAAGTTCAGGGCAGGAAACATCCGGATTCTTGTGGCAACCGATGTTGCGGCCAGAGGCCTTGATGTGGAGGATATCAGCCATGTCATTCATTACAATCTGCCGGATGAAGCGGAAGCCTATACCCATCGGAGCGGAAGAACCGCGCGTGCCGGAAAGTCCGGCGCCTCGATCGTCCTGATCAACACCAGGGAAATGCGTCGGATCCGGGAATTACAGTCAAGAGGCAATATCCGCTTCGAATGCGGAAAGATACCGGACGGCCGTGCCATTTGCGAAAAGCAGCTGATCGGTCTGGTGAAAAAAATCGTCGATACAGATGTAAACCGGAATGAAATTGCCGATTATCTCCCCGCTGTTTACGATGCCCTGGGCAGCATCGACAAAGAAGAGCTGATCCAAAGATTTATTTCAGCTGAGTTTAACCGGCTTCTCGAGTATTATCGACATGCCGGCGACATCAATGCCAAAACGGCTGCCCCGTCCGTTTCAAGACCGGCAAGGCCGACAAGACCGACAAATCGCAAAGAGAGACTTAACGGGAAGCAGACCCAACGGTTTTTTATCAATATCGGACAGCTGGACAAAATCAATGAGGGAGCGATCGTCCGGTTGATCTGCGACAAATCCGGCATCCGGTCCAGCATGATCGGCGCCATTGACCTGAACCGGGAGTTTTCTTTTTTTGAGGTCGAAAAAAGCGCGGCAGAAAAAATCCACGCATGTTTCAATGACGCACGCCTCGACGGCAGACCGGTCAAAGTTCGAAAAGTAGAGGAAGACGCAAGAGCCGGAAGCCGATCGGGCTACACTCGAAAAGCGGAAAAAAGCACAAGACCCGGAAGCCGACCGGGATACGTTCGAAAAGCAGAGGAAGACGCAAGAGCCGGAAGCAAAACGGGCTATTTTGGGAAAACGGATAAAAAGAAAGTACATCGCAAAGGAAACCTGAACGCGGCGAAGCGCTGA
- a CDS encoding glycogen/starch/alpha-glucan phosphorylase — MDKREDPPQTRLTNVNESAPLRRSIQSHIVSTLGNDCYPPKMHLYYNGLAYSVRDRLIQRWLRTQRAYYDTCTKRVYYLSLEFLPGRFLMNYLVNMDMKEECIQALEESGFSLKDLEDEEWDAGLGNGGLGRLGSCFLDSMASLKIPGYGYGIRYDYGIFFQTIVNGYQVEQCDNWIRSGNPWEIQRRGYLYEIKFYGRSSSYTDADGKLRYRWEDTDNVMAMACDIFIPGFRNDYVTNMRLWAALSSREFDLEYFHRGDYMGAMQAKALSENISKVLYPSETVMVGKTLRIKQEYFFVSATFQDIMRRYKKYHSSFTDFPDMVAVHLNETHPAISIPELMRLLLDEEKLEWDTAWDICVRTFAYTNHTVLPEALETWPVSLLEQNLPRHMQLIYEINRRFMEQVASRYPDNPEILSRMSIIQEGDAPRVRMAHLAIVGSHAVNGVSALHTRILKTRLFKDFELFFPGRIHNITNGISPRRWLLQINPDLTGLINSAIGTGWICDLNKLKGLIPYADDPKFQNAWQRVKRKNKEHLFRYILKKTGHSVDINSLFDVQIKRIHEYKRQLLNVLHILTLYNRLKENPSSAGVPRTFIFSGKAAPGYTLAKLIIKLINSVADLVNTDPDVNRQIKVIFLSNYSVTQAEKVIPAADLSEQISTAGMEASGTGNMKFALNGSQIIGTLDGANIEIMEEIGRENMFVFGLTVEELENLKAGGYNPKAYYLNDMELKQAIDMLTGSKLSPGSPGLFDPIRESLLAAGDRYFILADYRSYIRKQEDVSRIFRDTGLWTRRSILNTAGMGYFSSDRAVLEYAKTIWNVAPMEESRPVTGQGIPR, encoded by the coding sequence ATGGACAAGCGAGAAGATCCTCCCCAGACCCGATTAACCAATGTTAACGAAAGCGCCCCCCTCAGGCGCAGCATCCAAAGCCATATTGTGTCCACACTGGGCAATGACTGCTACCCGCCCAAAATGCATCTTTATTACAACGGTCTGGCCTATTCAGTACGGGACCGGCTCATACAACGATGGCTCCGGACACAGCGAGCCTATTACGATACCTGCACCAAACGGGTATATTATCTTTCCCTCGAATTCCTTCCCGGTCGTTTTCTGATGAACTACCTCGTGAATATGGACATGAAAGAGGAGTGCATTCAGGCCCTCGAAGAATCCGGATTTTCCCTGAAAGACCTGGAGGATGAGGAATGGGATGCCGGATTGGGCAACGGAGGACTGGGAAGACTGGGGTCGTGCTTTCTGGATTCAATGGCCAGCTTGAAAATACCCGGTTACGGTTACGGAATACGCTACGATTATGGTATATTTTTTCAAACCATCGTCAACGGATATCAGGTGGAACAATGCGACAACTGGATTCGATCCGGCAACCCCTGGGAAATCCAGCGACGGGGCTATCTGTATGAAATCAAATTCTATGGCCGGTCAAGTTCGTACACCGATGCAGACGGAAAGCTCAGATACCGCTGGGAAGATACGGACAATGTCATGGCCATGGCCTGCGATATCTTCATACCCGGCTTCAGGAATGACTATGTCACGAACATGCGGCTTTGGGCCGCCCTGTCCAGCCGTGAATTTGACCTCGAATATTTCCACCGGGGAGACTATATGGGCGCCATGCAGGCAAAGGCGCTGAGTGAAAACATATCAAAGGTGCTCTATCCCAGTGAAACCGTCATGGTGGGCAAAACGCTTCGGATCAAACAGGAGTATTTCTTTGTTTCCGCAACATTTCAGGATATTATGCGCAGGTACAAAAAATACCACAGCAGCTTTACCGATTTTCCGGATATGGTCGCCGTTCATCTGAACGAAACGCATCCGGCCATCAGCATTCCCGAATTAATGCGACTGCTTCTGGACGAAGAGAAGCTGGAATGGGACACAGCGTGGGATATCTGCGTGCGCACCTTCGCCTATACCAACCATACCGTTTTGCCTGAAGCACTCGAAACCTGGCCGGTATCGCTATTAGAACAGAATCTGCCACGGCATATGCAGCTTATTTATGAAATTAACCGACGGTTCATGGAACAGGTTGCATCGCGGTATCCGGACAATCCGGAAATATTATCCCGCATGTCTATCATTCAGGAAGGAGATGCGCCCCGGGTTCGAATGGCCCACCTGGCGATAGTCGGCAGCCACGCGGTCAACGGCGTATCGGCCCTGCACACCCGCATACTGAAAACACGCCTTTTCAAAGATTTCGAACTGTTTTTCCCGGGCCGAATTCACAACATCACCAATGGAATTTCACCCCGCCGATGGCTCCTGCAGATCAATCCGGATCTGACCGGCCTGATCAATTCAGCCATAGGAACCGGATGGATCTGCGATCTCAACAAGCTCAAGGGCCTGATTCCTTACGCGGATGATCCAAAATTTCAAAATGCATGGCAGCGGGTCAAACGTAAAAACAAGGAACACCTTTTCCGGTATATACTTAAAAAAACCGGACACAGCGTTGACATCAATTCGCTGTTTGATGTTCAGATCAAGCGTATTCACGAATATAAACGCCAGCTGCTGAATGTGCTCCATATCCTGACCCTGTACAACCGCCTGAAAGAAAACCCGTCATCGGCGGGTGTCCCCAGAACCTTCATTTTCAGCGGCAAAGCCGCACCGGGATATACCCTGGCCAAACTGATCATCAAGCTGATCAATTCGGTGGCGGATCTTGTCAATACCGATCCGGACGTCAACCGGCAGATCAAAGTCATTTTTTTGTCAAACTACAGCGTAACTCAAGCCGAAAAAGTCATTCCGGCAGCCGACCTGTCCGAGCAGATCTCCACGGCCGGCATGGAAGCCTCCGGCACCGGAAATATGAAATTTGCCCTTAATGGCAGCCAGATTATCGGCACGCTGGATGGCGCCAACATCGAAATCATGGAAGAAATCGGCAGGGAAAACATGTTTGTATTCGGTTTAACTGTTGAAGAACTGGAAAACCTGAAAGCCGGAGGGTATAACCCGAAAGCATATTATCTTAACGATATGGAGCTGAAACAGGCCATCGACATGCTGACCGGCAGCAAGTTATCTCCCGGATCTCCGGGCCTGTTTGACCCGATCCGGGAGTCCCTTCTGGCAGCCGGCGACCGATATTTTATCCTGGCGGATTATCGATCCTATATCCGCAAACAGGAGGACGTCAGCCGGATATTTCGGGATACCGGGCTGTGGACCCGACGGTCTATTCTCAACACGGCCGGCATGGGATATTTTTCAAGCGACCGGGCCGTGCTCGAATATGCCAAAACCATCTGGAACGTGGCCCCGATGGAAGAGAGCCGGCCGGTCACCGGTCAAGGCATCCCGCGGTAA